One segment of Geomonas ferrireducens DNA contains the following:
- a CDS encoding multiheme c-type cytochrome — MIDCCKKLGGALALVLMLAGAAFAGKSNCITCHEKVTPNIVKDFLEGEMGKSGSVDCSSCHGKAHQSAADVAKVSMPTEKTCKECHTKQHDQYASGKHAAAWVAMDAMPTNKLQPHAYIQGMKGCGGCHKVGIRDEKSRAEGQYGSPCNSCHTRHKFSKAEAKKPEACRTCHMGFDHPQWEMWSNSKHGSIYQMEGDTGRAPTCQTCHMSDGDHNVMTSWGFLALRLPEEDAEWMGYRVTILKGLGVLDPAGKPTARLDLVKAGKVARLSKEEWQASRDKMVGICSKCHSATYAKTQLGNADQMIKEADKLMAEAITIVAGLYEKGVIKPQKGQPAYPDLLTFYDTRTPIEQTLYVMFLEHRMRAFQGAFHMNPDYVTWYGLAELQKDLVEIRTEAAAMTREAEHKK; from the coding sequence ATGATCGATTGCTGTAAGAAGCTGGGAGGGGCGCTGGCGCTGGTACTCATGCTCGCCGGGGCGGCCTTCGCCGGGAAGAGCAACTGCATCACCTGTCACGAGAAGGTGACGCCCAACATCGTAAAGGATTTCCTGGAAGGGGAAATGGGCAAGAGCGGCAGCGTGGACTGCTCCAGCTGTCACGGCAAGGCGCACCAGAGCGCCGCCGACGTCGCCAAGGTGAGCATGCCGACCGAGAAGACCTGCAAGGAGTGCCACACCAAGCAGCACGACCAGTACGCTTCCGGCAAACATGCCGCCGCCTGGGTGGCCATGGACGCCATGCCGACCAACAAGCTCCAGCCCCACGCCTACATCCAGGGGATGAAGGGGTGCGGCGGCTGCCACAAGGTCGGTATCCGCGACGAGAAATCGCGCGCCGAAGGGCAGTACGGCTCCCCCTGCAACTCCTGCCATACCCGTCACAAATTCAGCAAGGCCGAGGCGAAGAAGCCGGAAGCCTGCCGTACCTGCCACATGGGCTTCGACCACCCGCAATGGGAGATGTGGTCCAACTCCAAACACGGCTCCATCTACCAGATGGAAGGTGACACCGGCCGCGCGCCCACCTGCCAGACCTGCCACATGAGCGACGGCGACCACAACGTGATGACCTCCTGGGGCTTCCTGGCGCTGCGCCTCCCCGAGGAGGACGCCGAGTGGATGGGCTACCGCGTCACCATCTTGAAAGGTCTCGGTGTGCTCGACCCGGCCGGCAAACCGACCGCGCGTCTCGACCTCGTGAAAGCCGGTAAGGTCGCCCGTCTCTCCAAGGAGGAGTGGCAGGCGTCCCGCGACAAGATGGTCGGTATCTGCAGCAAGTGCCACAGTGCCACCTACGCGAAGACCCAGCTCGGCAACGCCGACCAGATGATCAAGGAAGCCGACAAGCTGATGGCCGAGGCGATCACCATCGTCGCCGGTCTCTACGAGAAGGGGGTCATCAAGCCGCAGAAGGGGCAGCCCGCCTATCCGGACCTCCTCACCTTCTACGACACGAGGACGCCGATCGAGCAGACCCTCTACGTGATGTTCCTGGAGCACCGCATGCGTGCCTTCCAGGGGGCGTTCCACATGAACCCCGACTACGTCACCTGGTACGGCCTGGCCGAGCTGCAGAAGGACCTGGTGGAGATCAGGACCGAGGCCGCGGCGATGACCCGTGAGGCGGAACACAAGAAGTAG
- a CDS encoding class I SAM-dependent methyltransferase: MQPLNDYFALLNTMESGAGEVAIDRSHNMFIIGTLLAQKPDDVLELGIGTGYLTVSLVHALRYNGKGKLTCVDNWGDARGGDMEDVAGNLRMAGVNVVAPMEERTFLANSPDNAYDFLISDADHVNSGTWVDEHLRVVRPGGILFFHDTNNTVDYPNMALITQRVRELDLPHYHFTKSSRPDERCERGLLFVVKR; the protein is encoded by the coding sequence ATGCAGCCCCTGAACGATTACTTCGCACTGCTCAACACGATGGAGTCCGGCGCGGGAGAGGTCGCCATAGACCGCAGCCACAACATGTTCATCATCGGCACGCTCCTGGCGCAAAAGCCGGACGACGTGCTCGAACTCGGCATCGGCACCGGCTATCTCACCGTGAGCCTCGTTCACGCGCTGCGCTACAACGGGAAAGGGAAGCTCACCTGCGTCGACAACTGGGGTGACGCGCGCGGCGGCGACATGGAGGACGTTGCGGGCAACCTGCGCATGGCCGGGGTGAACGTGGTCGCCCCGATGGAAGAGCGCACCTTCCTCGCGAACTCCCCCGACAACGCCTACGATTTCCTCATTTCGGACGCCGACCACGTGAACAGCGGCACCTGGGTGGACGAGCACCTGCGCGTGGTGCGCCCGGGCGGCATCCTCTTCTTCCACGACACCAACAACACCGTCGACTACCCGAACATGGCGCTCATCACGCAGCGGGTGCGGGAACTGGACCTCCCCCATTACCACTTCACGAAGAGCAGCAGGCCCGACGAGCGCTGCGAACGCGGCCTCCTCTTCGTCGTCAAACGCTGA
- a CDS encoding LysE/ArgO family amino acid transporter, whose protein sequence is MTQLLSPLLSGFGLGAGLIIAIGSQNAFVLRQGLKRQYVFTVCTICFLCDSLLISLGAGGFSTVVAASPLFMKLTLWGGVLFLFAYGLRAFAAAFKPGTLESEDGTASEVPLRQVVLMTVSFSLLNPHAFLDTVLLLGSLAGQYPGLSRLAFALGAMAASLTWFYGIGYGARLIAPFFRKPQAWRMLDIMVGCTMWLIAFRLAFPAR, encoded by the coding sequence ATGACCCAGCTCCTTTCCCCTCTACTGAGCGGCTTCGGCCTCGGTGCCGGCCTCATCATCGCCATCGGGAGCCAGAACGCCTTCGTGCTGCGCCAGGGGCTCAAGCGGCAGTACGTCTTCACCGTCTGCACCATCTGCTTTCTCTGCGATTCCCTGCTCATCTCGCTCGGTGCGGGAGGCTTCAGCACCGTGGTTGCCGCCTCCCCGCTTTTCATGAAGCTGACGCTCTGGGGAGGGGTCCTGTTTCTCTTCGCCTACGGCCTGCGCGCCTTCGCCGCCGCCTTCAAGCCCGGCACGCTGGAGTCGGAAGACGGCACAGCTTCCGAAGTGCCGCTCAGGCAGGTGGTGCTCATGACCGTCTCCTTCAGCCTTTTGAACCCGCACGCCTTCCTGGACACGGTGCTTCTTTTGGGAAGCCTCGCCGGGCAGTACCCGGGGCTCTCACGTCTCGCCTTCGCTCTCGGGGCCATGGCCGCCTCCCTCACCTGGTTCTACGGCATCGGCTACGGCGCACGCCTCATCGCCCCCTTTTTCCGCAAGCCGCAGGCCTGGCGGATGCTCGACATCATGGTCGGCTGCACCATGTGGCTCATCGCCTTCAGGCTCGCCTTTCCCGCGCGCTAG
- a CDS encoding chemotaxis protein CheX, which produces MFSDHLLARIGCAGPALEKSLVQETRKIFSTLLGMDHLLHLPLSVDPASNFADCISGLVGLAGAYNGLVSLHVSTRLAHRMACQMLDIDEPSDEEVEDALGEVANVLAGAFKRYLSEESLAIRLSTPSIVSGKQYVIHVAKKPEVMTLLFDLEDEWFIAALAVERD; this is translated from the coding sequence ATGTTCTCGGATCATTTGCTTGCAAGAATCGGCTGCGCCGGACCGGCTCTGGAAAAATCGCTCGTCCAGGAAACGAGAAAGATCTTCTCGACCCTCCTCGGCATGGACCACCTGCTGCACCTGCCTCTCTCGGTCGATCCCGCCTCCAACTTCGCCGACTGCATCAGCGGCCTGGTCGGCCTTGCCGGTGCATACAACGGCCTGGTGAGCCTGCACGTCTCGACACGGCTGGCGCATCGCATGGCCTGCCAGATGCTCGACATCGATGAACCCAGCGACGAGGAGGTGGAGGACGCCCTGGGCGAGGTGGCCAACGTCCTCGCCGGCGCCTTCAAGCGCTACCTTTCCGAGGAGTCCCTCGCCATACGGCTTTCCACCCCTTCCATCGTCTCTGGAAAGCAGTACGTGATCCACGTGGCCAAGAAGCCGGAGGTGATGACGCTGCTATTCGATTTGGAGGACGAGTGGTTCATCGCGGCGCTCGCCGTGGAACGGGATTGA
- a CDS encoding phosphoenolpyruvate carboxylase, with the protein MTSQDATGREDKLQRDLDYLMECLAEMFHGLGESRLASCLPKNGSVAPSEDCKFVRAWSVAFQLLGMAEENVSVQTRRALETSQGLVAEPGLWGRVLEKLSRSGVPEEEIAAMLGEIRVEPVLTAHPTEAKRASVLRHLRELYLLLVKRENTVWTPAERDEIREEIVAMLERLWRTGEVHLEKPKVLNELAAIIYHLRDIFPQVVPILDRRICRAWREAGLKGELSLLTERLPRVSFSTWVGGDRDGHPLVTAEVTEATLRELRLNALMLVHGQLTTLGSRLSISRRLLAPPPELTRRLEELRTRTGAPGEEALRRNPEEPWRQMVNMMRARLPVEVTGDGEVLCGAEGSRYCRAAELEDDLRLLRDSLVARGAARLAAADVVPVLRSVEVFGFHLASLDVRQNSAFHDAALEQLMTAATGESGFSRWSEEERIAFLDRELASSRPFLLPGTKPGREAESVLSCYRVLAAHLASFGGAGLGSLIVSMTRGVSDLLVVYLLAREAGLAVRGAQGFVCRLPVVPLFETIDDLEGSASILERFLGHPVTRRTLAELHGERPVQQVMIGYSDSNKDGGIMASLWGLYRAQEAMLEVGRRLDVRLRFFHGRGGTISRGAGPTSRFLRGLPEGSAGGDLRLTEQGEVISQKYSNPLNAAYHLELLLAGTAGVSIPERREPGAGHPLEPVMDRLAHRSRCEYEKLLASEGFVTFFRQATPIDVIESSSIGSRPARRTDHTTLADLRAIPWVFSWSQARYFLSGWYGIGSALEELMLEDAPLFAQFVRSTQSWTALHYIISNAATSIASADPAIMEAYAGLVHEEGLRKPILSAIHAEYRRTVRVLEEIYGGPLAERRPAVHVPLARRADALRVLHERQIALLRQWRQEGMRQNREMSEELLFRLLETVHAIAAGLGTTG; encoded by the coding sequence ATGACGTCCCAGGACGCAACCGGCAGAGAGGACAAACTGCAGCGCGACCTCGACTACCTTATGGAGTGTCTCGCGGAGATGTTCCACGGCCTGGGCGAGTCCCGGCTCGCCTCCTGCCTTCCCAAGAACGGCTCGGTTGCCCCCTCCGAGGACTGCAAGTTCGTGAGGGCGTGGTCGGTCGCCTTCCAGTTGCTCGGTATGGCGGAGGAAAACGTCTCGGTCCAGACGAGACGGGCCCTGGAAACGAGCCAGGGGCTGGTAGCCGAGCCGGGGCTTTGGGGGAGGGTCCTGGAGAAGCTCTCGCGAAGCGGGGTGCCCGAGGAGGAGATCGCGGCCATGCTCGGGGAGATCCGCGTGGAACCGGTGCTCACCGCCCACCCGACCGAGGCGAAGCGGGCGTCGGTGCTCCGGCACCTGCGCGAACTCTACCTGCTCCTCGTGAAGAGGGAGAACACGGTCTGGACCCCCGCGGAGCGCGACGAGATCCGGGAGGAGATCGTGGCGATGCTTGAGCGGCTCTGGCGCACCGGCGAGGTGCACCTGGAAAAGCCGAAGGTGCTGAACGAGCTCGCCGCCATCATCTATCACCTGCGCGACATCTTCCCGCAGGTGGTCCCGATCCTCGACCGCAGGATCTGCCGGGCCTGGCGCGAGGCGGGGCTCAAGGGAGAACTATCGCTTTTGACCGAGCGCCTCCCACGCGTCTCCTTCAGCACCTGGGTGGGAGGGGACCGGGACGGGCACCCGCTGGTAACCGCGGAGGTGACCGAGGCGACCCTGAGGGAGCTCAGGTTGAACGCGCTCATGCTGGTGCACGGGCAGCTCACCACGCTTGGCAGTCGGCTCAGCATATCGCGCCGCCTCCTCGCGCCTCCCCCGGAGCTCACCAGGCGCCTTGAGGAGCTGCGAACAAGGACCGGTGCGCCGGGGGAGGAGGCGCTCAGGCGCAACCCCGAAGAGCCGTGGCGCCAGATGGTGAACATGATGCGGGCAAGGCTCCCGGTGGAGGTGACCGGCGACGGCGAGGTCCTCTGCGGCGCCGAGGGCTCCCGCTATTGCCGGGCCGCCGAACTCGAGGACGACCTGCGCCTTTTGCGGGACAGCCTGGTTGCGCGCGGCGCCGCCCGCCTGGCCGCGGCCGACGTGGTGCCGGTTTTGCGCAGCGTCGAGGTGTTCGGCTTCCACCTGGCTTCCCTGGACGTAAGGCAAAACAGCGCCTTCCACGACGCCGCGCTGGAGCAGCTCATGACCGCCGCGACCGGGGAGAGCGGTTTTTCACGGTGGAGCGAGGAGGAGCGCATCGCCTTTTTGGACCGCGAGCTCGCCTCGTCGCGCCCCTTCCTGCTCCCGGGAACGAAACCGGGACGCGAGGCCGAGAGCGTCCTCAGCTGCTACCGCGTGCTCGCCGCCCATCTCGCCTCCTTCGGCGGCGCAGGGCTTGGCTCCCTCATCGTCAGCATGACGCGCGGGGTCTCCGATCTCCTCGTGGTCTACCTGCTCGCGCGCGAGGCGGGGCTCGCCGTCCGGGGGGCGCAGGGGTTTGTCTGCCGCCTCCCGGTAGTCCCCCTTTTCGAGACCATCGACGACCTGGAGGGAAGCGCCTCCATCCTGGAGCGGTTCCTGGGCCACCCGGTCACCAGGCGCACCCTCGCAGAGCTCCATGGCGAGCGTCCGGTGCAGCAGGTGATGATAGGCTACAGCGACAGCAACAAGGACGGCGGCATCATGGCGAGCCTGTGGGGGCTGTACCGGGCCCAGGAGGCGATGCTCGAGGTGGGGCGGCGCCTAGACGTGCGTCTGCGCTTTTTCCACGGCCGGGGCGGAACCATCAGCCGCGGGGCGGGGCCGACGAGCCGCTTCCTGCGCGGTCTCCCGGAAGGGTCCGCCGGCGGTGACCTGCGCCTGACCGAACAGGGAGAGGTGATCTCGCAAAAGTACTCGAACCCGTTGAACGCCGCCTACCACCTGGAGCTTCTGCTCGCCGGCACCGCCGGGGTGAGCATCCCCGAGCGCCGCGAACCGGGTGCCGGGCACCCGCTGGAACCGGTGATGGACCGTCTGGCGCACCGCAGCCGGTGCGAGTACGAAAAACTCCTCGCCAGCGAGGGATTTGTCACCTTCTTCCGCCAGGCCACCCCCATCGACGTCATCGAGTCGAGCAGCATCGGCTCCCGGCCGGCCCGGCGCACCGACCACACCACTTTGGCCGACCTGCGCGCCATCCCGTGGGTCTTCAGCTGGAGCCAGGCGCGCTACTTCCTCTCCGGCTGGTACGGCATCGGCTCGGCACTCGAGGAGCTGATGCTCGAGGACGCCCCCCTCTTCGCGCAGTTCGTCCGTTCGACCCAGAGCTGGACCGCGCTGCACTACATAATCAGCAACGCCGCCACCAGCATCGCCAGCGCCGACCCTGCCATCATGGAGGCGTACGCGGGGCTCGTGCACGAAGAAGGTCTCAGAAAGCCGATCCTCTCCGCCATCCATGCCGAATACCGGCGCACCGTGCGGGTCTTGGAAGAGATCTACGGCGGCCCCCTGGCGGAGCGCCGCCCCGCGGTCCACGTCCCGCTCGCCCGCCGCGCGGACGCCCTGCGCGTGCTGCACGAGCGCCAGATCGCCCTCCTGCGCCAGTGGCGCCAGGAGGGGATGCGTCAGAACCGGGAGATGTCGGAAGAGCTCCTTTTCCGGCTCCTGGAAACGGTGCACGCCATCGCCGCCGGCCTCGGCACCACCGGTTGA
- the tsaA gene encoding tRNA (N6-threonylcarbamoyladenosine(37)-N6)-methyltransferase TrmO — translation MIQNTHFTYRPIGTLRSPYARRIDAPHQGTVVSGTQTGEPASATLELEEWLDEKAIQDLKGFERLWLIFAFHLSEGWRSSVKPPRGGPKRGVLATRSPHRPNSIGLSAVKLVGIEGKTLHLRGVDLLDGTPVLDIKPYVPYADAFPSAKAGWIDELDATLGRGFAPGPRRPR, via the coding sequence ATGATCCAGAACACCCATTTCACCTACCGCCCCATCGGCACGCTTAGATCCCCCTATGCACGTCGCATCGATGCGCCGCATCAGGGTACCGTGGTGTCGGGAACACAGACCGGAGAACCTGCGTCGGCCACACTTGAACTCGAGGAATGGCTGGACGAGAAGGCGATACAGGACCTGAAAGGTTTCGAAAGGCTCTGGCTCATCTTCGCCTTTCATTTGAGCGAAGGGTGGCGCAGCAGCGTCAAACCGCCGCGGGGCGGTCCGAAACGCGGCGTCCTCGCCACACGGTCGCCGCACCGCCCCAACTCCATCGGCCTGTCGGCGGTGAAACTGGTCGGGATCGAAGGGAAGACACTGCACCTGCGCGGCGTGGACCTTCTCGACGGGACCCCGGTCCTGGACATCAAGCCGTACGTACCTTACGCCGACGCCTTTCCAAGCGCGAAGGCGGGTTGGATCGACGAGCTTGATGCCACGCTCGGACGCGGCTTTGCGCCGGGTCCCAGAAGGCCGAGGTAG
- a CDS encoding methyl-accepting chemotaxis protein has translation MTIKAKLMLNATIVVVAVAAVSVASFLSMNSIRGKLSYLTEKSTPYQVRTLEFQRALQGATADLVKVEAARSQTDFAAAKTEAEKSLAEVRSSQEKLEAVSGEKLEASTEFSSIAQELFATMTARLASERDSTQAHALILQKSKEASSRLQELEVKVRTLQQSSSAAYTKANDETDKSSRSIASIETLKVSLKDMRYLLYDIQRSPEKRRVTQYQGGLKRIQQNGNIRQNKQIGGLFATFTSKADQFVKLATEGGDANRADAVLKEALATLSEVEDRIEDEVDRAQVQVGKMSDKLPGYLSRANTAVNVLSYNTELVSLGKSLEGLSGRLFFANTPKELDAVAAEFARDYARLTVVEKSVAQLLKAAGAERELRNLNGVAASLAGVRDTVFAQDGIVAKLHQKMQLQEKAAQGGARLREVVAKQAEKGKQTVTVAQEGQEQAIGTVNRTVRYSMTLIVVIALVSAVVGNLVGMWIFRTISRPIGELIAMAEQAAEGNLAVEIAATSADEVGRVQGAMARMLGSLRNVVGRIGEATSTLAASSEQMAATAGVLEDGAARQAQRVEGSATAISEMTTTTMDMARNTADTANAADTMMEIAKEGKEAMQLTAEELQHFAGSFAETALMVEQLSDQSAQISEIGVLIRDIADQTNLLALNAAIEAARAGEQGRGFAVVADSVRQLAERTAVATADINHTVKAMQESVNRSVTKMGDERKCVDTIVERVQGTGEAIDRIATYVEQVNEMVRRIAVATEEQSASSSEVSHNVDEIAGLTRELRTACSGIRESSAGLSHLAGDLKGMVEWFRV, from the coding sequence ATGACCATCAAGGCAAAGCTGATGTTGAACGCCACCATCGTGGTGGTAGCCGTTGCGGCGGTCTCCGTCGCAAGCTTTCTGAGCATGAACTCCATCAGGGGGAAACTCTCGTACCTCACCGAGAAAAGCACGCCGTACCAGGTCCGCACCCTGGAGTTCCAGCGCGCCCTGCAGGGGGCGACCGCCGACCTCGTCAAGGTGGAAGCGGCCCGCAGCCAGACGGACTTTGCCGCCGCAAAGACAGAGGCGGAGAAATCGCTCGCCGAAGTTAGGTCCTCACAGGAAAAGCTGGAGGCGGTCTCGGGTGAGAAACTCGAGGCGTCCACCGAGTTCAGCAGCATCGCCCAGGAGCTCTTCGCCACCATGACGGCCCGGCTCGCCTCGGAGCGGGACTCGACCCAGGCCCATGCCCTCATCCTGCAGAAGAGCAAGGAGGCAAGCAGCCGACTGCAGGAGCTGGAGGTGAAGGTAAGGACCCTGCAACAGTCGAGTTCCGCCGCCTATACCAAGGCAAACGACGAGACTGACAAGAGTTCGAGAAGCATCGCCAGCATAGAGACCCTGAAGGTTTCACTGAAGGACATGAGGTACCTCCTCTACGACATACAGCGCTCCCCGGAGAAGAGGCGCGTAACCCAGTACCAGGGAGGGCTGAAAAGGATCCAGCAAAACGGCAACATAAGGCAGAACAAGCAGATAGGCGGCCTATTCGCCACTTTCACCTCCAAGGCGGACCAGTTCGTCAAACTGGCCACCGAGGGGGGGGACGCGAACCGCGCCGATGCCGTATTGAAGGAGGCCCTCGCCACGCTTTCCGAGGTCGAGGACCGCATCGAGGACGAGGTCGACCGGGCCCAGGTCCAGGTCGGGAAGATGTCGGACAAGCTCCCGGGGTACCTCTCCCGCGCCAACACCGCGGTGAACGTCCTCTCCTACAACACCGAGCTCGTCTCCCTCGGCAAGTCACTCGAGGGCCTTTCCGGCCGGCTCTTCTTCGCCAACACGCCGAAGGAGCTGGACGCCGTCGCCGCCGAGTTCGCCCGGGACTACGCCCGCCTCACCGTGGTGGAAAAGTCGGTCGCCCAGCTTTTGAAGGCGGCGGGCGCCGAGCGCGAGTTGCGCAACCTGAACGGCGTGGCCGCTTCGCTTGCCGGGGTGCGCGACACCGTCTTCGCCCAGGACGGCATCGTGGCCAAGCTGCACCAGAAGATGCAGCTCCAGGAAAAGGCGGCACAGGGAGGTGCCCGGCTGCGCGAGGTGGTGGCGAAGCAGGCGGAAAAAGGGAAACAGACCGTGACGGTAGCCCAGGAGGGGCAGGAGCAGGCGATCGGGACGGTGAACCGCACCGTGCGCTACAGCATGACCCTCATCGTGGTGATAGCACTCGTCTCCGCCGTCGTCGGCAACCTGGTCGGCATGTGGATCTTCCGCACCATCTCCCGCCCGATAGGCGAGCTGATCGCCATGGCGGAGCAGGCGGCCGAAGGGAACCTGGCCGTCGAGATCGCGGCGACGAGCGCGGACGAGGTGGGGAGGGTACAGGGGGCGATGGCCCGCATGCTGGGAAGCCTCAGAAACGTGGTGGGCAGGATCGGCGAGGCGACCAGCACCCTTGCCGCGAGCTCCGAGCAGATGGCGGCCACCGCAGGGGTCCTGGAGGACGGTGCAGCGCGTCAGGCGCAGCGCGTCGAAGGTTCTGCCACCGCCATCTCCGAGATGACCACAACCACCATGGACATGGCCAGAAACACGGCGGACACCGCGAACGCGGCCGACACCATGATGGAGATCGCCAAGGAGGGGAAGGAGGCGATGCAGTTGACCGCGGAAGAACTCCAGCACTTCGCCGGAAGCTTCGCGGAAACCGCCCTCATGGTGGAGCAGTTGAGCGACCAGTCCGCACAGATCAGCGAGATCGGCGTCCTGATCAGGGACATCGCCGACCAGACGAACCTTCTGGCCCTGAACGCCGCCATCGAGGCGGCCCGGGCCGGCGAGCAGGGACGAGGCTTCGCCGTCGTCGCCGACAGCGTACGCCAGCTTGCCGAGCGCACCGCGGTGGCCACAGCCGACATCAACCATACCGTCAAGGCGATGCAGGAGAGCGTGAACCGCTCGGTGACCAAGATGGGTGACGAGAGGAAGTGCGTGGACACCATCGTCGAGCGCGTGCAGGGGACCGGGGAGGCGATCGACCGCATCGCGACCTACGTGGAGCAGGTGAACGAGATGGTGCGGCGCATCGCCGTCGCCACCGAGGAGCAGTCGGCATCGAGCAGCGAGGTCTCCCACAACGTGGACGAGATCGCGGGCCTGACGCGTGAGCTGCGCACCGCCTGCAGCGGCATCCGGGAGTCCTCCGCCGGTCTGTCGCACCTGGCCGGCGATCTGAAGGGGATGGTGGAATGGTTCAGGGTGTGA
- a CDS encoding cytochrome c3 family protein: MPWSNRKSALIAAAAALLIANAGPAPADAPPEIDPLSRECIGCHDGAAGPDVRVNLRNNASNKTMHVHSFDGEHPIGMIYQSYVSKQGYKPISPQERNMIMVNGAVGCLTCHDPLNPAKGHLIKSDKNSALCITCHDK; encoded by the coding sequence ATGCCATGGAGCAATAGAAAAAGCGCACTGATCGCAGCAGCGGCGGCGCTTCTCATAGCTAACGCGGGTCCGGCACCGGCCGACGCACCGCCGGAGATCGACCCGCTGTCGAGGGAATGCATCGGCTGCCACGACGGCGCGGCAGGGCCGGACGTCCGGGTGAACCTGCGCAACAACGCGTCCAACAAGACGATGCATGTGCACTCCTTCGACGGGGAGCACCCCATCGGGATGATCTATCAAAGCTACGTGAGCAAGCAGGGGTACAAACCGATCTCGCCCCAGGAACGCAACATGATCATGGTGAACGGCGCCGTGGGGTGCCTCACCTGTCATGATCCCTTGAACCCCGCCAAGGGGCACCTGATCAAGAGCGACAAGAACAGCGCGCTCTGCATCACCTGCCACGACAAATAG